One Synechocystis sp. LKSZ1 genomic window, AATGTTAAACCAGCGCTGTAGCGGTATCTTATTGCATCCCACTTCCCTCCCCGGTCGTTTTGGCATCGGGGATCTCGGGGAAGAAGCCTACTGTTTTGTAGATTTCCTGGCCCAGAGTGGCCAAAGTATTTGGCAAATTTTACCCCTAGGGCCAACGGGCTTTGGCAATTCGCCCTACCTCTGCTACTCGGCTTTGGCCATTAATCCCCTACTGATTAGTCCTGAGAAGCTTGTTGAAGACCAGCTTTTACCCCCGGAAATTTTGGAGCAGATCCCGGAATTTCTCAATGCTCGTATTGATTTTGAGGCGGTTCGGGCCTATAAAATGCCCTTGTTTCAACAGGCCTGGGCTCGGTTTAAAAACCAGGTAGGGCCGGACTTAACGGCAGAGTTGCAACAATTTTGTCAGAGCCAAGCGGACTGGCTCGCAGACTATGCTCTCTTTATGGCCCTCAAGGAAGCCTTAGCCGGTAGTAGTTGGCATACTTGGGACATTGCCCTGGCCCAGCGTCATCCCGAGGCCTTGGCCCAATGGCGAGAACAGTTAGCGGAGGAAATAGCCTATCAGCAATTTTTGCAATTTATCGGTTTCCGGCAGTGGCAGGCTCTGAAAACCTACGCGAATCAGCGCCATATTGCTATTTTCGGCGATATTCCCATCTATGTCGCCCACGACAGCGCTGACGTCTGGGCCAATCCGGATAACTTTTGTCTGAATCCGGAAACCGGAGAAGCGGCCCTGATGGCGGGTGTGCCACCGGACTATTTCAGTGAAACGGGCCAACTTTGGGGTAATCCTGTCTATAGCTGGCCCGCCTTGCAAAAAACCCAGTTTGCCTGGTGGGTCAAGCGCTTCCGGGCCATTCTGCAGTATGTTGATATTGTTCGCATCGATCATTTTCGGGGTTTCGAGGCCTATTGGGCCGTCCCGGAAGGTGAAACAACAGCTATGAACGGGACTTGGGAAATGGCCCCTGGTCGGGAATTTTTCCAAGTTCTACAGCAGGAGTTGGGAGAAGACTTACCCATTGTGGCGGAGGATTTAGGGGTGATTACTGCAGAGGTCGAGGCCCTGCGGGATGATTTTGACTTTCCAGGCATGAAGGTTCTCCATTTTGCCTTTGACTCTGACCGAGACAATCCCTTTCTCCCTTTTAACTATATCAACCCTAATTGCATTGTCTATACCGGCACCCACGACAACGATACGACGGTGGGCTGGTTCTACGGCCGGTCAGAAGAGGAACAAAAGCGGGTCACAGATTACCTCGGCTGTGTCTGTCCCGAAGGTATCCATTGGAGTCTAATCCGCCTCGCCATGGGGTCAGTGGCCCGGATCGCCATTTTTCCCCTCCAGGATATTCTGGGCTTTGGTAACGATACCCGCATGAACCTACCGGGAACTGCAGAGGGCAATTGGGGCTGGCGCTACCACCCTGACCACCTAACAACAGATCTCGCCAATCATCTGGACTTTGTGACGACGCTCTACGGCCGCAAGGTTCATTATCCTGAGGCTACCCCAGAGGCCTAGGACGACGCCTGGGGCGTTTCTCAATGGGCCATTCTCGGAACAACCTCCAACGGGCAAGTTAAGATAGAGGACAGTCTTTAACCTTACTGTCCTTGGCATGCGTCAACGTCTCCTCCCTTCTACCCAGCGCCGGTTTTCATCTCGCTCCCGCTTTTGGGGTCAGTGGCTGGCTAGTTTGGCCCTGGTGCCGGCCCTCTTGACAACGGCTCCAGGCCTAGCCCAGGAAAACTCAGCCATGGGGAGTGGCAAAAACAACCTCACCTACGGTCAACTCTTTCAGGACATTAAGGCCAACAAGGTTAGCAAGGTTGAAATTGACCCCAACCTACAGATTGCTTCGGTAACCTTAAAGGGCCAACCCCAGGACGCTAAACCCAAAACGGTACGCCTGTTTAAAACCAATCCTGAATTGATCGAACTACTCAAGGAAAGCAATGTCACCTGGGGCATTCGCCGCACGCCCGACCATTCCGCTTTGTTTGGACTCTTAACCCATGTCCTGATCGTGGTTATTTTAATTGGCTTAATTGCCATTGTGATCCGTCGCTCAGCCAATATGTCCGGCCAGGCCATGAGTTTTGGGAAGTCCCGGGCCCGTTTCCAGATGGAGGCCAAAACCGGTATCGGCTTTGGCGATGTGGCCGGTATCGACGAGGCTAAAGAAGAACTCCAGGAAGTAGTGACTTTCCTCAAGCAACCGGAAAAATTTACCGCCATTGGGGCCAAGATTCCTCGGGGCGTTTTATTGATTGGCCCACCAGGAACGGGAAAAACTCTTTTGGCCAAGGCCATTGCCGGAGAAGCGGGAGTACCCTTTTTCAGTATTTCTGGCTCAGAATTTGTGGAGATGTTTGTGGGGGTCGGGGCCTCTCGTGTCCGCGATCTGTTTAAAAAGGCCAAGGAAAACGCGCCCTGCCTCATTTTTATTGATGAAATCGATGCGGTAGGTCGTCAGCGGGGGGTCGGCTACGGCGGAGGCAACGACGAACGGGAACAAACCCTCAATCAACTGCTCACGGAAATGGACGGCTTTGAGGGCAACAGCGGCATTATTGTGATCGCCGCTACTAACCGGCCTGATGTGTTGGATACGGCCCTATTACGGCCCGGTCGGTTTGACCGTCAAGTCACGGTAGACTATCCCGACCTCGACGGACGCCATAAAATCCTAGCCATCCACGCCCAAAACAAAAAAATTGCCCCAGAGGTGGAACTGGCCACCATTGCTCGCCGTACCCCTGGCTTTACCGGAGCCGATCTGGCCAACGTAATGAATGAGGCCGCTATTTTCACGGCCCGTCGTCGGAAGGAAGCGATCACCATGGCGGAGGTCAACGATGCCATTGACCGGGTGGTCGCTGGCATGGAAGGGACGCCCCTGGTAGATAGCAAGAGTAAGCGTTTGATTGCTTACCATGAAGTGGGCCATGCCCTGATCGGTACCCTCTGCCCTGGCCACGATCCCGTAGAAAAGGTGACGCTGATCCCCCGCGGCCAGGCCCGGGGCCTAACCTGGTTTACCCCCGATGAAGAACAGAGCCTAATGACGCGCAGTCAACTGATTGCTCGCATTGCCGGTTTACTGGGAGGCCGGGTGGCCGAAGAAGTTATCTTTGGGGCGGATGAGGTTACCACGGGGGCCGGTAACGACATCGAAAAAATCACCTACCTGGCCCGGCAAATGGTGACTAAGTTGGGAATGTCTTCCCTCGGTCTCGTGGCCCTGGAAAATGAAGACGGCACCAATTATCTAGGAGGCGATTGGGGCAAACGTTCCGAATATTCCGAGGAGATTGCTGCTCGCATTGATAAAGAAATTCGCTGGATTGTGGAAGCAGCCCATCGTCGGGCTATCCAAATTTTGGAGGATAATCGGGCCTTGATGGATCGTTTGGTTGATCTTCTGATTGAGCAAGAAACCATTGAAGGTGAACAGTTCCGGCAATTGGTGGCGGAATTTCATCCCCTACCCGACCTCAAGACCATGACCCCGGTCTAGGCTATGAAGAAATCTGCCAATAAGGCCTTTCTGCCCCAAAAACCCTGTCTGGTTTGTGGCCGGCCCTTTACCTGGCGCAAAAAATGGGCCGACTGTTGGGAAGCGGTGAAATACTGTTCCGAACGCTGTCGCCGTCGCCGTTCTTCGGCAGGCCAAGAATCGGGCTAAGATGGAGCCAGTCCCCTCTCTAGCAACCTCATGACCTTTGGTTCCGAACCGGCTCCGATTCTTCAGCAACGTCTCCACTACCAAGGCCGTAAATTTAGCTTTGATGTTAGCCGTCGTCGTTTACCTAATGGGGTCGAAGGGGAGTGGGAATGTATTCGCCATCCCGGTGGGGCCTTGGCGGTTCCCGTCACCGATGATAATCTGTTGATTCTGGTTAAGCAGTACCGCGTTACAGTTCAGGGCCGACTGTTAGAATTTCCTGCCGGTACCGTCGAACCGAACGAAGACCCCGCAGAAACGATTAAGCGGGAACTAGAAGAAGAAACAGGCTATCGGGCCCATCGTTGGCGGCCCATTGGGAAGTTTCCCCTGGCCCCGGGTTATTCCGATGAATATATCTATGCCTTTTTGGCCCAGGAACTAGAGCGTTTGGCCGAGCCACCGGATCAAGACGAGGACGAAGATATTGAAGTCGTTCTGCTCACCTTTGAAGAATTTGAGCAGGCCATTGCCGCAGGAGAACCCATTGATGCCAAAACCATCACCAGCTATTTCTGGATGCGCTACCTGCTTTCCTAGATTTCAATGAAGGCGGTGGAGTCACGAAGGCACTGCTGATAACGCTTCCTTCGGCCCTTGCTAAAGCAACAGTCCCGTAAATTTTGGCAATGTTTCTTCATAGGTCTTCACAGCATTGGGCTGGTATTTTGCGAGACATTACATAGACGATCCGGGAGATTCATTCCTTCGCTAGGCTCAGATCAACCCACCTCAAGACTGGATTGAATATGAGTCAAAACTCGATGGAAAACCTGCGGAATGTTGCTTTGGTTGGCCCCTACGGCAGTGGCAAGACGACCCTTTTAGAAAGCCTGCTCTGGGTGACGGGCAAGGTGACTCGTAAAGGATCAATCAAGGAAGGTAATACAGTTGGAGATGCGAGCCCAGAGGCGCGGGCCCGGGCCATGGGAGTTGAAGTCAACGTTGCCAGTTTAAATTGGGATGACCTGGCGCTGACCATCCTAGACTGTCCGGGTTCCATTGAATTTGCCCAGGAAACCTACAATGCTTTGGTGGGGGCCGGTTCAGCGGTGGTGGTTTGTGAGGCTGATGTGAGTCGAGTCTTGACCCTGGCCCCGTTGTTTAAATTTTTGGATGATTGGGAAATTCCTCACCTGGTGTTTATTAACAAAATGGATCGGGCCAAAAATAGCTTTCTAGAAATCCTCCAGGCCTTGAAAACCATTTCTAGTCGTCCCCTGGTGCCGCAACAATATCCCATTCACCAAGGCGATGACTTGATTGGCTATATTGATCTCGTGACCGAGCAGGCCTACCACTACCATCCCCAGTCCCCGGCTGATCCAGTGCCGCTCCCTCCAGAGCTTGAGGAAGAAGAGCACCTCACCCGTCAGGAAATGCTAGAGGCCCTGGCGGAATTTGATGACCATCTCCTGGAAGAACTGTTGGAAGACATTGCTCCACCCCAGGCCGAAATTGAAAAAGACCTGAAATGGGAATTGGGGGCCGATTTAATTGTGCCGGTACTGTTGGGGGTTGCCGACCAAGACTACGGCGTTCGTCCCCTGCTGGAGATCCTAAAACGAGAAGCCCCAGCCCCCTCCCTCACGGCAGAACGACGAGGCCTGACGATGACAGAGGCCGACGAACCCATTGTGCAAGTCCTTAAAACCTACTTCACGTCCCAGGGAGGCAAGCTATCCTTGGTGCGGGTTTGGCAGGGAATGCTCCAGGAAGGGGGCCTGTTGAATGGAGTTCGTCCTGGCGGTATCTATCGTCTCTTTGGCCAACAACAGCAACCGATCACCCAGGCCCAGGTTGGGGAAGTGGTGGCCCTGGGCCGGTTAGAAGGTATTCAAACCGGGGATACCTTATCTTCCCAGACAGGGATCGAGCCTCTACCCCAGGCCGCTATCCTAGAGCCGGTCTATGCCCAGGCTATCCTGGCTGAAAATCGTCGGGACGAAGTTAAATTAAGTGCGGCCCTGGCTAAGTTAGTCGAAGAAGACCCGGCCCTGCGATGGGGCCAGGAACCAGAGACGAAGGAAGTTGTCCTCTGGGGCCAGGGAGAAATTCATCTCCAGGTGGCCCTCGACCGACTCCGCCGCAAGTATAATTTGCCTCTCCAGGCCCATGACCCCCAAACGCCTTATAAGGAAACCATTCGCCAGAGCGGCAAAGTTCATGGTCGTTACAAGCATCAAACGGGCGGACACGGGGCCTTTGGTGACGTTTACCTGGCCCTGGAACCCCTAGAACGGGGGGCCGGTTTTCGCTTTGAAGAAACCATTGTGGGCGGTGTTGTACCCAAGCAGTACATCCCTGGGGTAGAAATGGGGGTGCGGGAATTTTTGGCCAAGGGGCCCTTGGGTTTTCCGGTGGTGGATATTGCTGTCACCCTCACCGATGGTTCTTACCATAGTGTGGATAGCTCCGAGCAGGCCTTTAAACAAGCGGCCCGGTTGGCGATGACGGAGGGAATGCCCCAATGTCAGCCGCTGTTACTGGAGCCGATTCTGAGTGTTAATATTGCTACCCCATCGGAGTTTACAGCCAAGGTTCTGCAATTGGTGAGTGGGCACCGGGGCCAGATTTTGGGGTATGAACCCCGCAGTGATTGGAAGGCCTGGGATCAGGTTTCGGCCTATCTACCCCAGGCGGAAATGCAGACTTTCATTGTGGAATTGCGTTCCCTATCCATGGGAGTAGGAACCTTTACTTGGCAGTACGACCATCTTCAGGAGGTTCCCGAAAAGCTGACTCAGAGCGTGCTGGCGGGCCAGGCTAATGGCAACGGTAAGGCCTAGGGCCTCGATCCGGCCTGGGGGCTTGCGGGACTTGCCATGACTCCCAAAGTGGCCCCTATCCTAAAAAATGAGGGGCCTGACTTGTGTTTTTTCCTAAGGTTCATTGACCTACCTACAAAAATAGCCCTTCCCAAAAATTCTCCAAAGAACCGTGGCAAGAGCTAGAAGCAATAGTGGTAACGAACTAATTAGAGGGTTTAGACGACGCTAAACACGATGACAAAGCCGAGCACCGCCGCAAAGACGATCAGGGCATAGAATTGGGCGCGGCCATTTTCTAGATATTTCAGGCCTTCACCACTGACGAGGGTGACGAGACCGGTTAGGTTAACCGCCCCATCAATGACCTTGTAGTCAACTTCCATGATTTGTCGGGCCAGGCGACGGGAGCCTTGCACAAAAACACGGTCATAGACATCGTCGAAATACCATTTGTTCAGGGAAAAACGGTATAAAACGGGGAATTTTTCGGCAATGCTGGCCGGGTCAATTTTCCCTTGTAGGTACATCAAAATCGCCACGCTAATACCAATTAAGCCGATGCCGATGGAGCTACCGGCCATGATGTAGAATTCATTCCAATCAAAGTGGGTGACGGCTTCGACCACTTCTCCAGGGGCATGGATAAAGGCCTCAAATTGGTTGGCCCAGGGCCGGCCAATCAGGCCAATCAATACCGAGGGCACTGCCAGGGCCATCAGAGGAAAGGTCATGGTCAGGGGCGATTCGTGGGGTTCATGGCTATGGCCGTGGTCGTCGTGGCTGGCCTCATCGTGATCGAGTTCCCGCACATCCATGGCACCCGGGCCAAAGGCCGGTAACAGGTCATAGAAATCCAACACCTTATTTTTTAAGGCCGAGTCGTTGCCGCGAAAAGACCCTTCAAAGGTCATAAAGTACATGCGGAACATATAGAAAGCGGTTAGACCAGCCGTTCCCCAACCAATGGCCCAGAGGGCCGGATTAGCCGCGAAGGCCAGGCCTAGAATTTCATCCTTCGACCAAAAGCCTGCGAAGGGAGGAATACCGCAGATAGCCAGGGTACCGATCAGAAAACAAGTGGCCGTAATCGGCATATATTTCCGTAGGCCGCCCATGATGCGCATATCCTGGGCCAGCACCGGGTCGTGACCAACCACCGCCTCCATACCGTGGATGACTGAACCGGAGCAGAGGAAAAGCATGGCCTTGAAGTAGGCGTGGGTCATCAGGTGAAACAGACCAGCGGAATAGGCCCCAATGCCCATGGCCATGACCATATAGCCCAACTGGGAAATGGTGGAATAGGCCAGGCCTTTTTTGATGTCATTTTGGGTCAAGGCAATGGTGGCCCCCAGAAAGGCTGTAAAACAGCCTGTCCAGGCAATCACGTTCATTACCGCCGGGATGGGCTCAAACACTGGGTACATGCGAGCCACCAGGAAAACCCCTGCCGCCACCATCGTTGCCGCATGGATCAGGGCCGAAATCGGGGTCGGGCCCTCCATTGCATCGGGCAACCAGACATGGAGGGGAAACTGGGCCGATTTGGCCACAGGGCCAAGAAAGATCAGAATGGCGAATAGAGCGGCAATCGTCCCACTCAAGCTACCGGAGGCCACCAAGGTTTCTAAACGTTCCCCCGCAACCCCAAAATCAAAACTATTGGTGGCCCAGTAAAGACCGAGAATCCCCAACAGGAGACCAAAGTCCCCCACCCGGTTGGTGACAAAAGCCTTCTGGCAGGCATCGGCTGCGGCCTTGCGGTCATACCAAAAGCCGATCAGCAGGTAGGAACACATCCCCACCAATTCCCAGAAGATATAGACCTGGACAAGGTTGGGGCTAATCACCAACCCCAGCATGGAGGAAGCAAATAAACTTAAATACGCATAAAAACGAACATAGCCAGGGTCGTGGGCCATGTAGCCATCGGTGTAGATCATCACCAACAGCGCGACGGTCGTGACAATCACTAACATCAACGCGCTGAGGTGGTCGATGACGTAGCCCATTTGTAAATGGAAACTTCCTGCAGAAGCCCATTCCACCATTTGGGAGTAGCTGTTGTGACCCTGGAGTTGGCTCCACAGCAGGCCACCAGAAAGCACCATGGCCGTACCTAAACAGAAGATGATGAACACTGCATTCAACTGCCGTAGTCCATTAGTCATCTGGTTAAAAGAGATGAGTCCAATGCCGACTACCGCCGCTCCGATCAGGGGGAGTAGGGGGATTAGCCAGGCATACTGGTAAAGCAGTTCCATTATTTAATACCTACTTGCAAATCTAGTCCTTATTGTATGGACACCGCCCCCATTGTGGCACAAACCTCCCCGCAAGATTGATGATTTCTATGGGGTTGTTGTCTTCTGGAAGGATGCCATAATCAAACCATTCCGTCACCATATCCCTGCCCATGTCTGCTGACCTAGAAACCCTTTTGGATTTAGCCCTCAAAGCTGGAGCTGATGCGGCGGAGGTTTACCAGGCCTCGTCCCTCTCCCATCCCGTTTTTTTTGAAGCTAACCGTCTCAAGCAGTTAGAAACGGTTGAATCCGAGGGCCTGGCCCTGAGACTGTGGCGGGAAGGTCGTCCGGGACTAGCGGTGGCCTATGGCCCCATTGATCCTCAGCGGCTTGTGGGGAAGGCCTTGGAATTAGCCGCCCTCAATGACCCCGAAGAACCAGCTCTGGCCCCACCCCGTCGGAATTGGCACTCTTCCTTGGGGGAATCTGTTTCAGTGGAAAATTTGATCGATATTGGCAAGGCTACCATTGCGGCCCTGCGCTCGGCCTATCCTGAGGTCATCTGTGGCGGAGAACTGAGTTGCGAGACAGAAAAAACACGCCTCCTCAATAGTCAGGGCCTGGATTGCCAGATTGAAGAGACCAGTGTTAGCTACTATTTCGGCGTGGAATGGATACGGGGAGAGGATTTTCTCGCGGTCTATGACGGTGATTACGGCCGCGGGGCCTTTACGACCGACGAGGTGATTGCCCAACTGCTCCAACGACTCCATTGGGCCAAGGCCCTGGCTCCGAGCCCTACCGGAAAACTGCCCGTACTTTTCACCAGTAATGCCGCCTCCCTACTTTGGGATACGGTGGCCGCGGCCCTCAATGGTAAACGGGTGTTAGAGGGGTCTTCCCCCTGGAGTGAGCGTCAAGGGCAGGGGGTGGTCTCTCCCCTAATTAGCTTGGCTCAGGACCCGAACCTCAGTCCCTACGATTGTCCCTTTGACGATGAGGGCACCCCCACCCAGGCCTATTCCCTGATCCAACGGGGCCAACTCCAGCAGTTTTATAGTGACCGGATGACGGCCCGTCGTCTCGGCCAACTCCCTAGCGGCAACGGTTTCCGGCCTGGCCTGGAGTATTATCCTGTCCCGAGTTTAGTCAATTTAGTCGTGGCCCCTGGCCAAGAAGATGGGCAAAGTCTACTGCAAGCCTTGCCCCAGGCCTTGATCGTGGCTCAAATTTTAGGGGACGGAGCCGATCTGTCCGGCGATTTTTCCGTCAATGTGGATTTGGGCTATGCTGTTGCTGACGGGGAAGTTCTGGGACGGGTTAAGGACACCATGATCGCGGGCAATGTCTATCAACTTTTAAACCAAGTTATCGCTGTGGGCAATGACCGTCGTTGGCAAGGTTCCTACTATACCCCTTCTCTTTTAATTGATGGGGTTGCCATTGTTGCCTAAACAGCATTAACTAACAGTTCGATTTACCTTTTATCAAAAAAGATCTCTATATTGAGCGTCTAAATAGCTAGGGCCGGCCTGATGGACTTTGAGCCCAACGCCAGCGTCGATGCTGAAACATGAATAGCCCCGTGAGCAATAAAAGGGCCGGAACAAGGCTACTTAGGACATAAATAAAGTGGGTCAACCAGCCACCAAAATGACCAATGGGCAAAATATACTGGGCCGCCAAAATCCGTGGGGCTAGGGGAAGCCATCCTCGCATTTTTAGACTTTAGGATGGCCCCGCTGTATTGATCAAAAAAGATAAAAATATCCTTGTTAAAGGCATTTTCTTAGAGAAAAATTGACAATCATTGGTTTTGATTTTCTAGGATCAAACCAACAAAACTTACTTCCTTCTCAGTCAATTATGCTATAAGGGCTAGTAACACCATCTTTATTTCAATGCCACCACCCACTCAATGGGGATAGGGTATTTATGTCTTTGAATCTTACCAACCGTCTCTCGGCCATTACCCAAGACAGCGCAGGAACGACCCATGTTGTTTGGTTAGAAGGAACGAATATTTGGCACGCGGTTTATGATCCCATTTCCCAAACCTGGAAAGATGCCCAGGCCATTGTCAATACTGCCGGTCAGCATATCCGCAGTCTCAATCTGATTGCAGATTCAGGGTTAATTATCGAATCTGGAACTAGTAGTGGCAATACTAGTACGCTCATCCCAGGTCTGGCAGTGGTTTATCAAGAAGGCCGGGAAAACGACAGTAACTTTTTCCATACCGCCGCCCAATATAACGCCAATGGGAATCTGCAATGGTTACCTAGTCCCCAGGCCCTGACTGCGGATCAAGTGGGTGATTTAGAACCTCGGGCGGTGGCAGATAACGGTTTTGTGACGGTGGTAGGGCAAAAGGTTGATCTCGTCAAAGCCCAAAACCAAGCCATTCGAGAAGATGCGGATTTGTACTCTCAAGCGTTTCAAATTTACAGTAACCAATTCCCCACAACCCCATCAGCCCTAGCCACGCCTATTGCTACTTACACGCCCCAGATTGCCAAAGATGGCGTCATCCAAGGGAGCTACATTCAGGGTGGACAAAGTGCGGTGACTGCATTAACCCCTGCTACTTACCAACCCTTGACTCTTGCGGAAACACAATCCAGTAGCTTTCAGGGATGGGGGGCAAATTGGACAGTTTCTCAGACATTTGATACCAACCTAACCAACTTAAAACTGTTTGAGGGAATGTCTAGTGTACCTCAGTCTCTGCTAACGCCCATTTTTAAGAAATTCAATATTACTGGAACATTACTGGGATCTTCAGGGAACAATCCTAATCTTTCATTTTTTGGGGGCGGAATTAGTACAGAAGGACTGTTGCTCAATGCCTCGATGGCAATTCAATTAAATAAAGATGAGCCAGGCAGTAACAATACCTCATCTGGAAATACAGGAAGCAGTCTCAATCCGGCAGGAAACACAACACAACTCTCCCGTAAGCCAGAAATTTCCATCTCCGCCATTGCCGCGACCCTTTATACCTTTGATAAAAGCTTAGGTGAAGACAATCTTTCTTATCCTTTAACAGTGGAAACGGGGAGCGTTGGCCTAACAGTTGGCTTTACATTTCCGTTGCCCATTGAAGGAACACCCATTCTATTTAACTTGTTAGGCAGTGCTGGCCTGGGAATGCAGTGGCAATTATCCCCCAAAGACCCGCAAACCTACGTCTCTCCCGTTGGGGCGGCTTTATCTCCGACAGGGGGGGGGTCTGATACGGTGCTGGCGACGCTATTTAATGTTCCTCCTTTAGGGGCCTTCGCCGCAATTGGCCTGGCGGTGATTTCTGATGTTACAGAAGTGATTGAGTTAATTTTCAGCGACGTTGATCCTGACAGTAATGAAGCCATAGAACTGGAATCCTTGTTGTTTTCGATACCGGTTGCTACAGGCATTGATGGCGGGATTAAAATCCCTTATGTCTTTGAGGCCATCGCCGGGATTCAACTCAGCTTGGTGGGGACGTTTGGCGGCACTCGGGCGGCGGATAATGGTGCATTTCAGTATGACCGTGATTTCAGTCTTGGCTTTCCCATGAATATCACCATTAAACTCTTAGGTTTTCTAGGAGGAACTATTGGAATTTATCCTTATTTTACCTGGGGAGATGATCCCAGTAGTAGTGATTTACTCGCACTTAATCAAGCTAGCACTGATTCTCCCATTGCCATCGTCAAAGGGCCTCTTTTAGAAATTCAAGGGCTACCAATTAATGGAAATCCCACTCCCGATGACTTTGAAGTTGCACTCACGGATCCCCTAGGGCAAGTTACAAAAGTTCCGGTTTTTGGGGTCATCACTCAGGGAGATACAACCCTACTGCGGCTAGAATCTGCGCTTCCCGTAACCACCTTAAATAATGAATCCTTCTCAAATATTACGGTTACTTATCAAAATAATGCTCCGATTCCTGTTATCAATCAATCCTCCAATACTTTTACCTATAATTACAATCCGATTAGCGGCACTAACAGTAACTATCAAGTCACGGAGCAACAGATTTTAGTTGCCTTTAATGCCATATTGAATCCAACTATTACTCCTGCTCTGTCTCGCTTTGATGTCACAGATGTCAATGGAAATTCTATCCTGATTGAGTCCGTTGCCGTGACCCCAAACAGTGTCATCCTAACTCTAGCAGGAACCCCCAGTGGTCTCTATTCCGTAAATTATTCAAGCAACGGCACAGGTAATTTATTGACAACGGCCGATGGTGGGGTAATTACTAGTTTTAATATTGCGAGTAATGCTCCCCCAAGCACTTCTGCACAGGTGAATCGTACCTATAGTAATATCCCTGCTGCCTCGGGAAATACTATCACCACTAATCCTCTGCTTGGTAGCACCGTTGCCCAAGATTACGCTGAGGATAGCCCACCGAATTTAGTTGTAACTGATGCTGGTGTGTTGCTGGCCTGGAGTAGTGATACCCCACCGATTACCCCCATTTCTGCCTTATTATCAGGAACTCAAATTACCCTGACCTTTGCTGACAGCCTCAATAATGACAGCTCTGCCCAGCCTGGGATAAGTCAGTTTCAAGTTCTGATTAACAATCAAGCTACTACGATTCAGGATGTGTTCACGTCAGGAAATAATGTTATTATTACGGTAAATTCAAACACTATTATTGATGCTAACGATACAGTTTCTGTTAGCTACAACATTGATGCTACACCCGGAAATAGCCTTAATAACCTGAATCTTTCTGATGCGACTGATTTTGCTTTTTGGGTGCCGGACTTCACAATGTCTGTGACTCCAGCGAGTAGTCCAACCGAGGCTCCAATGGTGTTAGCGGGAGTGGCGATCTCGAATGTTCTGACGCTGACGTTTGATCAACCCCTAAATCCAACGAATCCCCCTGCACCGAGTCAGTTTAGGGTGACCGTGAACAATGCCAATACAGTGATTGACGTTACGAATGTTGGAGTTGAAAATAACTCTGTTGTATTGAGACTCACTGCACCCATTGGTCAAGGAGATATTATTACAGTGATTTATGGTTTGGGTAGTGGCACATTAGTTAATAGTAATAGCATCCCAGTTTCTCCCTTTACAACTAGCGATATTCTGACCACATTTACCAATCCTGGGACGGTGATTAAGACGCTGTTGGCCACGCCAAGTACCTCAGG contains:
- the malQ gene encoding 4-alpha-glucanotransferase, whose protein sequence is MLNQRCSGILLHPTSLPGRFGIGDLGEEAYCFVDFLAQSGQSIWQILPLGPTGFGNSPYLCYSALAINPLLISPEKLVEDQLLPPEILEQIPEFLNARIDFEAVRAYKMPLFQQAWARFKNQVGPDLTAELQQFCQSQADWLADYALFMALKEALAGSSWHTWDIALAQRHPEALAQWREQLAEEIAYQQFLQFIGFRQWQALKTYANQRHIAIFGDIPIYVAHDSADVWANPDNFCLNPETGEAALMAGVPPDYFSETGQLWGNPVYSWPALQKTQFAWWVKRFRAILQYVDIVRIDHFRGFEAYWAVPEGETTAMNGTWEMAPGREFFQVLQQELGEDLPIVAEDLGVITAEVEALRDDFDFPGMKVLHFAFDSDRDNPFLPFNYINPNCIVYTGTHDNDTTVGWFYGRSEEEQKRVTDYLGCVCPEGIHWSLIRLAMGSVARIAIFPLQDILGFGNDTRMNLPGTAEGNWGWRYHPDHLTTDLANHLDFVTTLYGRKVHYPEATPEA
- the ftsH gene encoding ATP-dependent zinc metalloprotease FtsH is translated as MTTAPGLAQENSAMGSGKNNLTYGQLFQDIKANKVSKVEIDPNLQIASVTLKGQPQDAKPKTVRLFKTNPELIELLKESNVTWGIRRTPDHSALFGLLTHVLIVVILIGLIAIVIRRSANMSGQAMSFGKSRARFQMEAKTGIGFGDVAGIDEAKEELQEVVTFLKQPEKFTAIGAKIPRGVLLIGPPGTGKTLLAKAIAGEAGVPFFSISGSEFVEMFVGVGASRVRDLFKKAKENAPCLIFIDEIDAVGRQRGVGYGGGNDEREQTLNQLLTEMDGFEGNSGIIVIAATNRPDVLDTALLRPGRFDRQVTVDYPDLDGRHKILAIHAQNKKIAPEVELATIARRTPGFTGADLANVMNEAAIFTARRRKEAITMAEVNDAIDRVVAGMEGTPLVDSKSKRLIAYHEVGHALIGTLCPGHDPVEKVTLIPRGQARGLTWFTPDEEQSLMTRSQLIARIAGLLGGRVAEEVIFGADEVTTGAGNDIEKITYLARQMVTKLGMSSLGLVALENEDGTNYLGGDWGKRSEYSEEIAARIDKEIRWIVEAAHRRAIQILEDNRALMDRLVDLLIEQETIEGEQFRQLVAEFHPLPDLKTMTPV
- a CDS encoding DUF2256 domain-containing protein — encoded protein: MKKSANKAFLPQKPCLVCGRPFTWRKKWADCWEAVKYCSERCRRRRSSAGQESG
- a CDS encoding NUDIX hydrolase, with the protein product MTFGSEPAPILQQRLHYQGRKFSFDVSRRRLPNGVEGEWECIRHPGGALAVPVTDDNLLILVKQYRVTVQGRLLEFPAGTVEPNEDPAETIKRELEEETGYRAHRWRPIGKFPLAPGYSDEYIYAFLAQELERLAEPPDQDEDEDIEVVLLTFEEFEQAIAAGEPIDAKTITSYFWMRYLLS
- a CDS encoding elongation factor G, yielding MSQNSMENLRNVALVGPYGSGKTTLLESLLWVTGKVTRKGSIKEGNTVGDASPEARARAMGVEVNVASLNWDDLALTILDCPGSIEFAQETYNALVGAGSAVVVCEADVSRVLTLAPLFKFLDDWEIPHLVFINKMDRAKNSFLEILQALKTISSRPLVPQQYPIHQGDDLIGYIDLVTEQAYHYHPQSPADPVPLPPELEEEEHLTRQEMLEALAEFDDHLLEELLEDIAPPQAEIEKDLKWELGADLIVPVLLGVADQDYGVRPLLEILKREAPAPSLTAERRGLTMTEADEPIVQVLKTYFTSQGGKLSLVRVWQGMLQEGGLLNGVRPGGIYRLFGQQQQPITQAQVGEVVALGRLEGIQTGDTLSSQTGIEPLPQAAILEPVYAQAILAENRRDEVKLSAALAKLVEEDPALRWGQEPETKEVVLWGQGEIHLQVALDRLRRKYNLPLQAHDPQTPYKETIRQSGKVHGRYKHQTGGHGAFGDVYLALEPLERGAGFRFEETIVGGVVPKQYIPGVEMGVREFLAKGPLGFPVVDIAVTLTDGSYHSVDSSEQAFKQAARLAMTEGMPQCQPLLLEPILSVNIATPSEFTAKVLQLVSGHRGQILGYEPRSDWKAWDQVSAYLPQAEMQTFIVELRSLSMGVGTFTWQYDHLQEVPEKLTQSVLAGQANGNGKA